In Nocardioides marinus, one DNA window encodes the following:
- a CDS encoding ACT domain-containing protein: MSTLHAVTVLGHDRPGIIAETTGRLSGLGLNLEDSTMTLLRGHFAMMLLCAGETPAGDIESALAPLTEDGTLTVTVREVPQESAGAERGSSWVLTVHGGDRPGIVSSVVGKVADAGGNITDLTTRLAGELYLVVAEIDLPADADVEAVTAAIGEAAAELGVGATLRPAEADEL, encoded by the coding sequence GTGAGCACCCTCCACGCCGTCACCGTCCTCGGCCACGACCGCCCCGGCATCATCGCCGAGACCACCGGTCGGCTCTCCGGCCTCGGGCTGAACCTCGAGGACTCCACCATGACGCTGCTGCGCGGGCACTTCGCGATGATGCTGCTCTGCGCGGGCGAGACCCCGGCGGGCGACATCGAGTCGGCCCTGGCTCCGCTGACCGAGGACGGCACGCTGACCGTCACGGTCCGCGAGGTGCCGCAGGAGTCGGCCGGTGCCGAGCGCGGGTCCTCGTGGGTGCTGACCGTCCACGGCGGCGACCGGCCGGGCATCGTCTCCTCCGTCGTCGGGAAGGTCGCCGACGCCGGGGGCAACATCACCGACCTGACCACGCGGCTGGCCGGCGAGCTCTACCTCGTGGTCGCCGAGATCGACCTGCCGGCCGACGCCGACGTCGAGGCCGTCACCGCCGCGATCGGGGAGGCGGCGGCCGAGCTCGGGGTCGGCGCGACCCTGCGGCCGGCGGAGGCCGACGAGCTGTGA
- the def gene encoding peptide deformylase, whose translation MNQPAPEGLNQQVLAWTEADLGVEGRVLEVVRAPATVLSSVGDVVDPTSAESVQLAADLVATMRVSPGCVGLAAPQVGVGVQMFCVDVSAHPKTRDHHGTFVLCNAEVVSSSRNEKAREGCMSVPDLTGDVKRASRLVVRGRLPGSGAEVELSANAFEARCLQHEIDHCQGLLFVDRVAGAHAIYARQTYL comes from the coding sequence GTGAACCAGCCCGCTCCCGAGGGCCTGAACCAGCAGGTCCTGGCGTGGACCGAGGCCGACCTCGGCGTCGAGGGCCGCGTCCTCGAGGTGGTCCGCGCCCCCGCCACGGTGCTCTCGAGCGTCGGTGACGTCGTCGACCCGACGTCCGCCGAGTCCGTGCAGCTGGCCGCCGACCTGGTCGCCACGATGCGCGTGAGCCCGGGCTGCGTGGGCCTGGCCGCCCCGCAGGTGGGGGTCGGCGTGCAGATGTTCTGCGTGGACGTCTCGGCCCACCCCAAGACCCGCGACCACCACGGGACCTTCGTGCTGTGCAACGCCGAGGTCGTCTCCTCCAGCCGCAACGAGAAGGCGCGCGAGGGCTGCATGAGCGTCCCGGACCTCACCGGCGACGTGAAGCGGGCCTCCCGGCTGGTCGTGCGCGGGCGGCTGCCGGGCTCCGGCGCCGAGGTGGAGCTGTCGGCCAACGCCTTCGAGGCCCGCTGCCTCCAGCACGAGATCGACCACTGCCAGGGCCTGCTCTTCGTGGACCGGGTCGCCGGCGCGCACGCGATCTACGCGCGCCAGACCTACCTGTGA
- the eno gene encoding phosphopyruvate hydratase → MASIEAVGAREILDSRGNPTVEVEVVLDDGTFARAAVPSGASTGAFEAVELRDGGDRYVGKGVGKAVDAVIHTLGPAVEGLDADDQRLVDQAMLDADGTPNKAELGANSILGVSLAVARAAADSAGLPLYRYVGGPNAHVLPVPMMNILNGGAHADTNVDIQEFMIAPIGAASFREALRSGAEVYHALKSVLKSRGLATGVGDEGGFAPDLESNRAALDLIAEAIDKAGYELGKDIVLALDVAATEFCEGGSYTFEGQQKTAAEMTAYYASLVDAYPIVSIEDPLDEDDWEGWRTITDQLGSRTQLVGDDLFVTNVERLQRGITGGQANALLVKVNQIGSLTETLDSVDLAHRNGYRCMMSHRSGETEDTTIADLAVATNCGQIKTGAPARSERVAKYNQLLRIEDELGDAARYAGVSAFPRYTS, encoded by the coding sequence GTGGCATCCATCGAAGCAGTCGGCGCCCGCGAGATCCTCGACTCCCGCGGCAACCCCACCGTCGAGGTCGAGGTCGTCCTCGACGACGGCACCTTCGCGCGAGCGGCCGTGCCCTCCGGCGCCTCCACCGGCGCCTTCGAGGCCGTCGAGCTGCGTGACGGCGGCGACCGCTACGTCGGCAAGGGCGTGGGCAAGGCCGTCGACGCGGTGATCCACACGCTCGGCCCTGCCGTGGAGGGCCTCGACGCCGACGACCAGCGCCTGGTCGACCAGGCAATGCTGGACGCCGACGGGACCCCCAACAAGGCCGAGCTCGGTGCGAACTCGATCCTCGGCGTCTCGCTGGCCGTCGCGCGGGCCGCCGCCGACTCCGCCGGCCTGCCGCTCTACCGCTACGTCGGTGGTCCCAACGCCCACGTGCTGCCGGTGCCGATGATGAACATCCTCAACGGCGGCGCCCACGCCGACACCAACGTCGACATCCAGGAGTTCATGATCGCGCCGATCGGCGCCGCCTCCTTCCGCGAGGCGCTGCGCTCGGGCGCGGAGGTCTACCACGCGCTGAAGTCGGTGCTGAAGTCGCGCGGCCTGGCCACCGGCGTCGGCGACGAGGGCGGCTTCGCCCCCGACCTGGAGTCCAACCGGGCCGCGCTGGACCTGATCGCCGAGGCCATCGACAAGGCCGGCTACGAGCTGGGCAAGGACATCGTGCTCGCCCTCGACGTCGCCGCGACCGAGTTCTGCGAGGGCGGCTCGTACACCTTCGAGGGCCAGCAGAAGACCGCGGCCGAGATGACCGCCTACTACGCCTCGCTGGTCGACGCCTACCCGATCGTCTCGATCGAGGACCCGCTCGACGAGGACGACTGGGAGGGCTGGCGCACCATCACCGACCAGCTCGGCTCGCGCACCCAGCTCGTCGGCGACGACCTGTTCGTCACCAACGTCGAGCGCCTGCAGCGCGGCATCACCGGCGGTCAGGCCAACGCCCTGCTGGTGAAGGTCAACCAGATCGGCTCGCTCACCGAGACCCTCGACTCCGTGGACCTGGCGCACCGCAACGGCTACCGCTGCATGATGAGCCACCGCTCGGGCGAGACCGAGGACACCACCATCGCCGACCTGGCCGTCGCCACCAACTGCGGCCAGATCAAGACCGGTGCCCCGGCGCGCTCGGAGCGGGTCGCGAAGTACAACCAGCTGCTGCGCATCGAGGACGAGCTCGGCGATGCCGCGCGGTACGCCGGTGTGTCGGCGTTCCCGCGGTACACCTCCTGA
- a CDS encoding esterase-like activity of phytase family protein: MSLQHTTGVPRGRRLRGGLALAAVGALALSGLALGTTTSAARTAPTAPTTTDAGAGALAEPVDEQAARFGRTATYPVHLNVPEGVDPLDETVAEISAVSEDGETLVYTDAAGRRIGFLDISDPSAPEGLGTLDLSELGDAEDEPTSVAVVGDHVLVVVNTSPSYTAPSGRVDVVDLESRELVASHDLGGQPDSIAVSPSGEYAAIAMENERDEDALPDGAGDDADEGDLPQAPAGFVQVLELDGAPATWTPDPLLLPAEDLAGMDTPEDPEPEYVDINADDELVVSLQENNGLVVVDLPTRELTSAFSAGNVVLEGVDTTDDGVFNTVDTIDVPREPDAVHWVGEGLVATANEGDWKGGSRGWTVFEAATGEVVWDAGTSFEDLVLSVGSFNDGRADNKGAEPEGLTYAEYDGVPYAFVGSERSNLVAVYDMTDPTEPALTQVLPTTNGPEGLLPIPSRDLLVVSSEVDESDVGVRASVALFELGTDGVVWPDVVSVPAPGEDRPIGWGALGALSGDQHDPKGLWSASDSAYSPARIYHLDVSSTPAVLDDVIEVTEDGEPVALDVEGIAERTQGGFWLASEGKTGPENALVRTDADGAVVETVSLPTDVAAGLGKWGLEGVAVRGSGSAETVYVALQRPLSGETTARIGRYDVTGSTWTWFGYPLETTSTAGDWIGLSEITVVDKDTVAVIERDKLMGPAAAVKRVYTVDLPAGSADAVTPVTKTLAVDLLPAMTARNGWTQEKLEGLGITTRGRVYAVTDNDGVDDATGETQLFALGRVSSVFAADVATDTTLKVKGKSRRAGQAFRVVVVVKPGPQGGRVVLEVDGKKAASTRVDGRTTPMRVRIKGSGRHTLVATYTGDGFAAGSTSKAVKVRVTRK, encoded by the coding sequence ATGTCCTTGCAGCACACCACCGGGGTCCCTCGCGGACGACGGCTCCGAGGCGGGCTCGCGCTCGCGGCGGTCGGCGCCCTGGCCCTCTCCGGCCTCGCGCTCGGCACCACGACCAGCGCCGCCCGGACCGCCCCGACCGCCCCGACCACCACCGACGCGGGCGCCGGCGCCCTGGCCGAGCCCGTGGACGAGCAGGCCGCGCGGTTCGGCCGGACGGCGACGTACCCGGTCCACCTCAACGTCCCCGAGGGCGTGGACCCGCTGGACGAGACCGTCGCGGAGATCTCCGCGGTCAGCGAGGACGGCGAGACGCTGGTCTACACCGACGCCGCCGGCAGGCGGATCGGCTTCCTGGACATCAGCGACCCCTCCGCCCCGGAGGGCCTGGGCACGTTGGACCTCAGCGAGCTCGGCGACGCCGAGGACGAGCCGACCTCCGTCGCGGTCGTCGGCGACCACGTGCTCGTGGTCGTCAACACCTCCCCGAGCTACACCGCGCCCTCGGGGCGCGTCGACGTCGTCGACCTCGAGTCCCGCGAGCTGGTGGCCTCCCACGACCTGGGTGGGCAGCCGGACTCGATCGCCGTCAGCCCGTCGGGCGAGTACGCCGCGATCGCGATGGAGAACGAGCGCGACGAGGACGCCCTGCCCGACGGTGCCGGCGACGACGCGGACGAGGGCGACCTGCCGCAGGCGCCCGCCGGCTTCGTGCAGGTGCTCGAGCTCGACGGCGCTCCCGCCACCTGGACCCCGGACCCGCTGCTGCTGCCGGCCGAGGACCTGGCGGGCATGGACACCCCCGAGGACCCCGAGCCGGAGTACGTCGACATCAACGCCGACGACGAGCTCGTGGTGAGCCTGCAGGAGAACAACGGCCTGGTCGTCGTCGACCTGCCCACCCGCGAGCTCACCAGCGCCTTCAGCGCCGGCAACGTCGTGCTCGAGGGCGTCGACACCACCGACGACGGTGTCTTCAACACCGTCGACACCATCGACGTCCCGCGCGAGCCCGACGCCGTGCACTGGGTCGGCGAGGGCCTGGTCGCCACCGCCAACGAGGGCGACTGGAAGGGCGGCAGCCGCGGCTGGACGGTCTTCGAGGCCGCCACCGGCGAGGTCGTCTGGGACGCCGGCACCTCCTTCGAGGACCTCGTCCTCTCCGTCGGCAGCTTCAACGACGGCCGCGCCGACAACAAGGGCGCCGAGCCCGAGGGCCTGACCTACGCCGAGTACGACGGTGTGCCCTACGCCTTCGTCGGCTCCGAGCGCAGCAACCTCGTGGCGGTCTACGACATGACCGACCCGACCGAGCCCGCGCTCACCCAGGTGCTGCCCACCACCAACGGCCCCGAGGGCCTGCTGCCCATCCCCTCGCGCGACCTGCTGGTCGTCTCCAGCGAGGTCGACGAGTCCGACGTGGGCGTGCGTGCCAGCGTCGCGCTCTTCGAGCTCGGCACCGACGGGGTCGTCTGGCCCGACGTCGTCTCCGTCCCTGCGCCCGGCGAGGACCGGCCGATCGGCTGGGGCGCGCTCGGCGCCCTGTCCGGTGACCAGCACGACCCGAAGGGTCTGTGGAGCGCCAGCGACTCGGCGTACTCCCCCGCCCGGATCTACCACCTCGACGTCTCCTCGACCCCGGCCGTGCTGGACGACGTCATCGAGGTGACCGAGGACGGCGAGCCGGTCGCCCTCGACGTCGAGGGCATCGCCGAGCGCACCCAGGGCGGCTTCTGGCTGGCCTCGGAGGGGAAGACCGGCCCCGAGAACGCGCTGGTCCGCACCGACGCCGACGGCGCCGTCGTCGAGACCGTCTCGCTGCCCACCGACGTCGCCGCCGGCCTCGGCAAGTGGGGTCTCGAGGGCGTGGCCGTGCGCGGCTCCGGCAGCGCCGAGACGGTGTACGTCGCCCTGCAGCGCCCGCTGAGCGGGGAGACCACCGCACGGATCGGTCGCTACGACGTCACCGGGTCGACGTGGACCTGGTTCGGCTACCCGCTGGAGACGACCAGCACCGCCGGCGACTGGATCGGGCTGTCGGAGATCACCGTCGTCGACAAGGACACCGTGGCCGTCATCGAGCGCGACAAGCTGATGGGCCCGGCCGCCGCGGTCAAGCGCGTCTACACCGTCGACCTGCCCGCGGGCAGCGCCGACGCGGTGACGCCCGTGACCAAGACGCTCGCGGTCGACCTGCTCCCGGCCATGACCGCCCGCAACGGCTGGACCCAGGAGAAGCTCGAGGGTCTCGGCATCACCACCCGGGGTCGCGTCTACGCCGTCACCGACAACGACGGCGTCGACGACGCCACGGGTGAGACCCAGCTCTTCGCCCTCGGCCGGGTCTCCTCGGTCTTCGCCGCCGACGTCGCCACGGACACCACGCTCAAGGTCAAGGGCAAGAGCCGACGCGCCGGTCAGGCGTTCCGGGTCGTCGTCGTGGTCAAGCCCGGGCCCCAGGGCGGCCGGGTCGTCCTCGAGGTCGACGGCAAGAAGGCCGCCTCGACCCGTGTCGACGGCCGCACGACGCCGATGCGGGTGCGCATCAAGGGCTCCGGCCGGCACACGCTGGTCGCGACCTACACCGGCGACGGCTTCGCCGCGGGGTCGACCTCGAAGGCCGTGAAGGTGCGGGTCACGAGGAAGTGA
- a CDS encoding uracil-DNA glycosylase: protein MTWREQVAREKRASFRDEEYWGRPVPGWGDPQPRILVVGLAPAAHGANRTGRIFTGDPSGDWLFASLHRVGLAALPTSTHADDGQALRGTRMAAAVRCAPPQNKPTPDERDRCAPWLDREWALVAPYVEVVVTLGAFGWAAALGMLARGGVEVPRPRPRFGHGAQVDLGERTLLGCYHPSQHNTATGRLTAPMLDEVLGRAAALARMTG from the coding sequence GTGACGTGGCGCGAGCAGGTGGCGCGGGAGAAGCGCGCCTCCTTCCGCGACGAGGAGTACTGGGGGCGCCCCGTCCCCGGCTGGGGGGACCCGCAGCCGCGGATCCTCGTGGTCGGGCTGGCGCCGGCGGCGCACGGCGCCAACCGCACGGGCCGGATCTTCACCGGCGACCCCTCGGGCGACTGGCTGTTCGCGTCGCTGCACCGGGTGGGTCTGGCGGCGCTGCCGACCAGCACCCACGCCGACGACGGGCAGGCGCTGCGCGGGACGCGGATGGCGGCGGCCGTGCGGTGCGCCCCGCCGCAGAACAAGCCCACGCCCGACGAGCGCGACCGGTGCGCCCCCTGGCTGGACCGGGAGTGGGCGCTGGTGGCGCCGTACGTCGAGGTGGTGGTGACCCTGGGGGCGTTCGGCTGGGCGGCGGCGCTCGGGATGCTCGCGCGGGGCGGGGTCGAGGTGCCGCGGCCGCGGCCGCGCTTCGGCCACGGGGCGCAGGTCGACCTGGGGGAGCGGACCCTGCTGGGCTGCTACCACCCGAGCCAGCACAACACCGCCACCGGGCGGCTCACGGCGCCGATGCTGGACGAGGTGCTGGGTCGCGCGGCGGCGCTTGCGAGAATGACCGGGTGA
- a CDS encoding FtsB family cell division protein: protein MADRRTSSRASGPRGRTGPGRPARPTAGRPARPAAAAPVRRRPRLTSRATVLVVVLAVLVVSYASSARAYLQQRSELDALRAEIDQRESAIADLEREMRRWQDPAFVQQEARELGYVMPGETSYVVLDEDGEPLEASSELADPDEVGDQEEPAFWEDAWASVVLAGRPPADDGTPPLTEIDPGTDGAPE, encoded by the coding sequence GTGGCTGACCGTCGTACGTCCTCGCGCGCCTCGGGGCCGCGGGGTCGCACCGGCCCCGGCCGCCCCGCGCGGCCGACCGCCGGGCGACCCGCGCGCCCCGCGGCGGCGGCTCCCGTCCGCCGACGTCCCCGGCTGACCAGCCGGGCCACCGTCCTGGTGGTGGTGCTGGCGGTGCTGGTGGTCTCCTACGCCTCCTCGGCGCGGGCCTACCTCCAGCAGCGCAGCGAGCTGGACGCCCTGCGTGCCGAGATCGACCAGCGCGAGAGCGCGATCGCCGACCTCGAGCGGGAGATGCGGCGCTGGCAGGACCCTGCCTTCGTGCAGCAGGAGGCCCGCGAGCTCGGCTACGTCATGCCCGGCGAGACCTCCTACGTCGTCCTCGACGAGGACGGCGAGCCGCTGGAGGCCTCCTCCGAGCTGGCCGACCCCGACGAGGTCGGGGACCAGGAGGAGCCGGCCTTCTGGGAGGACGCCTGGGCCTCGGTGGTGCTGGCCGGCCGACCGCCCGCCGACGACGGCACCCCGCCCCTGACCGAGATCGACCCCGGCACCGACGGAGCCCCTGAATGA
- a CDS encoding DUF501 domain-containing protein, producing the protein MTEPFTPADAAAVEAQLGRESRGVHGVGHRCPCGNPDVVTTQPRLPNGTPFPTTYYLTCPRAASRIGTLEGSGVMKQMQERLAEDPELAAAYAAAHERYLAARAEIAAEHGLDVPEIEGISAGGMPDRVKCLHVLAGQSLAMGRGVNPLGDEVLDELGAWWESGPCVESPCV; encoded by the coding sequence ATGACCGAGCCCTTCACCCCGGCCGACGCCGCCGCCGTCGAGGCGCAGCTGGGCCGGGAGTCGCGTGGTGTCCACGGCGTGGGTCACCGGTGCCCCTGTGGCAACCCCGACGTCGTGACCACCCAGCCGCGGCTGCCCAACGGCACGCCGTTCCCCACGACCTACTACCTCACCTGCCCCCGCGCCGCGTCGCGGATCGGCACCCTCGAGGGCTCGGGCGTGATGAAGCAGATGCAGGAGCGGCTGGCCGAGGACCCCGAGCTCGCGGCCGCCTACGCCGCCGCCCACGAGCGCTACCTCGCGGCCCGCGCCGAGATCGCCGCCGAGCACGGGCTCGACGTCCCCGAGATCGAGGGGATCTCCGCCGGTGGCATGCCCGACCGTGTGAAGTGCCTGCACGTGCTGGCCGGGCAGTCCCTCGCGATGGGGCGCGGCGTCAACCCGCTCGGCGACGAGGTGCTCGACGAGCTCGGTGCCTGGTGGGAGTCCGGACCGTGCGTGGAGAGCCCGTGCGTGTAG
- a CDS encoding MazG family protein: MTAQEPPLEPLLELRSVMARLRAECPWKREQTHRSLLRYLLEEAYETVEAVESGDPEPDADHLREELGDLLLQVYFHAAVAAERGAFDIDDVARGITEKMVRRNPHVFAPSAAEQPQDAAAVNDAWEAIKAEEKAERTDPADGVPTALPALLYADKLVDRLSRAGRPVHVDAGADAIGERLLALVVEARADGVDPEQELRDAVRRRLTSS, translated from the coding sequence GTGACCGCGCAGGAGCCGCCGCTCGAGCCCCTGCTGGAGTTGCGGTCGGTCATGGCCAGGCTGCGGGCCGAGTGCCCGTGGAAGCGCGAGCAGACGCACCGCTCGCTGCTGCGCTACCTGCTCGAGGAGGCCTACGAGACCGTCGAGGCGGTCGAGTCCGGGGATCCTGAGCCCGACGCGGACCACCTGCGCGAGGAGCTCGGGGACCTGCTGCTGCAGGTCTACTTCCACGCCGCGGTGGCCGCCGAGCGCGGTGCCTTCGACATCGACGACGTGGCCCGCGGCATCACCGAGAAGATGGTGCGCCGCAACCCGCACGTCTTCGCGCCCTCGGCCGCCGAGCAGCCGCAGGACGCCGCCGCGGTCAACGACGCCTGGGAGGCGATCAAGGCGGAGGAGAAGGCCGAGCGCACCGATCCCGCCGACGGGGTGCCCACGGCGCTGCCGGCCCTGCTGTACGCCGACAAGCTGGTCGACCGGCTGTCCCGCGCCGGTCGGCCGGTGCACGTCGACGCCGGCGCCGACGCGATCGGTGAGCGCCTGCTGGCGCTCGTGGTGGAGGCGAGGGCGGACGGCGTCGACCCGGAGCAGGAGCTCCGCGACGCCGTCCGCCGCCGGCTCACTTCCTCGTGA
- a CDS encoding exopolyphosphatase codes for MRVAAIDCGTNTIKLLVLDEDGADLEREMRIVRLGQGVDRTGRLAEEALERTFAAVEEYAALIARHDVDRVRFCATSATRDAANAADFAAGVRARLGVAPEVVTGDEEAALAWAGATRGLPGLAGPVVVLDIGGGSTELVLGSGPTPDAAHSMDIGSVRMTERHLRSDPPAAPEVAACVADVDAALDTCPVDPGAAVTMVGVAGTVTTLAAGVVGLTSYDRSATHGARLPVAQVHALCDRLVGSTAAERAEMAWLHPGRADVIAAGALVVSRVLARSRVTELVVSEADILDGIAWSLLEG; via the coding sequence GTGCGTGTAGCTGCGATCGACTGCGGCACCAACACGATCAAGCTGCTGGTCCTCGACGAGGACGGTGCCGACCTCGAGCGGGAGATGCGGATCGTCCGGCTCGGCCAGGGCGTCGACCGTACCGGCCGGCTGGCCGAGGAGGCGCTGGAGCGCACCTTCGCCGCGGTCGAGGAGTACGCCGCCCTCATCGCGCGCCATGACGTCGACCGCGTGCGGTTCTGCGCGACCTCGGCGACCCGGGACGCCGCCAACGCGGCCGACTTCGCCGCAGGGGTGCGGGCCAGGCTCGGGGTGGCCCCCGAGGTGGTCACCGGCGACGAGGAGGCCGCGCTCGCCTGGGCCGGAGCGACCCGGGGGCTGCCCGGGCTCGCCGGCCCCGTGGTGGTGCTCGACATCGGCGGTGGCTCCACCGAGCTGGTGCTCGGCTCGGGCCCGACCCCCGACGCCGCGCACTCCATGGACATCGGGTCGGTCCGGATGACCGAGCGGCACCTGCGGTCCGACCCGCCCGCGGCCCCCGAGGTCGCCGCCTGCGTGGCGGACGTCGATGCGGCCCTGGACACCTGCCCGGTCGACCCGGGGGCAGCCGTGACGATGGTCGGCGTCGCGGGCACCGTGACGACCCTCGCCGCCGGGGTGGTCGGCCTGACGTCGTACGACCGGAGCGCGACGCACGGGGCGCGGCTCCCGGTCGCGCAGGTGCACGCGTTGTGCGACCGGCTGGTCGGCTCGACGGCGGCCGAGCGGGCCGAGATGGCCTGGTTGCACCCCGGTCGCGCGGACGTGATCGCGGCCGGCGCCCTGGTGGTCTCCCGGGTGCTGGCGCGCTCACGGGTCACCGAGCTGGTCGTGAGCGAGGCCGACATCCTCGACGGCATCGCCTGGTCCCTGCTGGAGGGCTGA